Proteins encoded in a region of the Atopobium sp. oral taxon 416 genome:
- a CDS encoding transposase, whose amino-acid sequence MFPASCGTLPSLSRLHLATSHLFNLLAVLSGYLDRAYLLLVPESHCPPKDYSSEDGFEDAMTAMVLIAAMRLYMRVSNYLERLNREIERHACFVGVFPSKASAIRLIGSVLTEENECSSMQRKSYYG is encoded by the coding sequence GTGTTTCCGGCTTCGTGCGGGACTTTGCCTTCTCTATCTCGCTTGCACTTAGCGACATCTCATCTCTTCAATCTGTTGGCGGTGCTGAGTGGGTATCTGGACAGAGCATATCTGTTGTTAGTCCCTGAATCCCACTGTCCACCAAAAGATTACAGCTCAGAGGACGGCTTCGAGGACGCCATGACCGCGATGGTGCTGATCGCCGCGATGCGCCTGTACATGAGGGTGTCTAACTACCTGGAGAGGCTGAACAGGGAGATAGAGAGGCACGCCTGCTTTGTCGGGGTCTTCCCGAGTAAGGCGTCGGCGATCAGGCTGATCGGGTCGGTCCTTACCGAGGAGAACGAGTGCAGCTCGATGCAGAGGAAGAGCTACTACGGATAG
- a CDS encoding DUF4176 domain-containing protein: MKETNHLLPIGTVVTISSLGTKPLVVVSHKARAGSGPEHDYVGYLWPEGWMGNDSSHVKYFDGPDVQEVLHMGYVDENWLRLRELLEDSGSGPISRDQWWKGSGPADV, translated from the coding sequence ATGAAAGAGACTAATCATCTGCTGCCCATAGGGACTGTTGTGACAATTAGTAGCTTGGGGACCAAGCCCCTCGTCGTAGTCTCCCACAAGGCGAGGGCAGGATCAGGGCCCGAACACGATTATGTCGGGTATCTATGGCCCGAGGGCTGGATGGGGAACGATTCTTCGCACGTCAAGTATTTTGATGGTCCTGACGTGCAGGAAGTTCTCCATATGGGCTATGTTGACGAGAACTGGCTGAGGCTGCGTGAGCTGCTGGAAGATTCTGGCAGTGGCCCCATCTCAAGAGACCAGTGGTGGAAGGGCAGTGGGCCAGCAGACGTCTAG
- a CDS encoding DUF4176 domain-containing protein, whose translation MSKTQEPEEYLPIGSVVMLKGATHCVMVVGRRAHLKSKGAESAGPRSERIWDYVGCAWPEGYAAPEAMILFDDAQVRRVFFLGMQTRQERSFSARNFARRSKRPEDDNERD comes from the coding sequence ATGAGCAAGACGCAAGAACCTGAGGAATATCTGCCTATTGGCTCGGTCGTAATGCTTAAGGGCGCCACGCATTGCGTGATGGTGGTTGGGAGGCGAGCGCACCTCAAGAGCAAGGGTGCGGAGTCCGCTGGCCCCCGCTCAGAACGCATCTGGGATTATGTGGGCTGTGCTTGGCCAGAGGGATATGCAGCGCCTGAGGCCATGATTTTGTTTGATGATGCACAGGTGAGAAGGGTCTTCTTCTTGGGTATGCAGACAAGGCAGGAAAGAAGCTTCTCTGCCAGAAACTTTGCGAGGCGCAGCAAGAGACCGGAGGACGACAATGAAAGAGACTAA
- a CDS encoding DUF4176 domain-containing protein translates to MRVSDGPSGIPSNGSAPEHSGVVRLSKTRPYKLEEYLRATLGRDAWRRTLGLCLCAAAAIAACVLMVYVYLHPGYVRQDGISSTHRVTSPAGYLFAAVAMLLLAVVLMGLAVPYIYAALGLPMGKGYGKRCKRRLVNMTSSRGAMPTTEFYFKRPCSNFDEVTLDVRGRTLGFGDSSVPLSSVYKLFVSQEWGMLVLRTTWHGGPRDVVADVSALGLAEVRSLVDEVLGVLPAQTRVYGISHAPRPASWLHKSDPWDSWCCRKIQIGKWLVPHDYTRRWRGWHLPQPSGASNAVHNGRVGKMGSYEDVTSGWLPVGSIAVVNGEAIMVVGRNVRDKRRNLYEYVIVRYPEGLTGEDDYYVCRRDQVQRVLHLGMTDAHEEALEKLLDAGLSVLDTSWEPFSGYPRSDAR, encoded by the coding sequence ATGAGAGTCTCAGACGGTCCGTCCGGCATCCCAAGCAATGGTTCCGCTCCGGAGCATAGTGGGGTAGTTCGCCTGTCCAAAACTCGTCCGTACAAGCTCGAGGAGTACCTTAGGGCGACGCTCGGTAGGGATGCGTGGCGCAGGACACTGGGGCTCTGTCTGTGTGCAGCAGCTGCGATTGCGGCATGTGTGCTCATGGTCTATGTCTATCTCCATCCGGGATATGTCAGGCAGGATGGCATCTCCTCGACACACAGGGTCACTTCTCCCGCAGGGTATCTCTTTGCGGCTGTGGCCATGCTCTTGCTTGCGGTCGTCCTCATGGGGCTTGCGGTACCATACATTTATGCTGCACTTGGCCTCCCTATGGGGAAAGGCTATGGCAAGCGTTGCAAGCGCCGCCTTGTGAATATGACGAGCTCCAGGGGCGCGATGCCCACGACGGAATTCTATTTTAAGAGGCCGTGCAGCAACTTTGACGAAGTGACATTGGACGTGCGTGGTCGGACCTTGGGCTTTGGCGACAGCTCCGTTCCGCTCTCCTCTGTCTATAAGCTCTTCGTGTCACAGGAGTGGGGCATGCTCGTGCTGAGGACCACCTGGCATGGCGGGCCACGCGACGTTGTGGCCGACGTGTCAGCGCTCGGCCTCGCCGAAGTACGTTCGCTTGTGGATGAAGTGCTTGGGGTGCTGCCCGCGCAGACGCGCGTCTACGGTATTTCGCACGCTCCGAGGCCTGCTTCCTGGCTTCACAAGTCGGACCCGTGGGACTCGTGGTGCTGTCGCAAGATCCAGATAGGAAAGTGGCTCGTTCCCCATGACTACACCCGCAGGTGGAGGGGCTGGCATTTACCGCAGCCCAGTGGGGCGAGCAATGCCGTGCATAACGGAAGGGTAGGTAAGATGGGATCCTACGAAGATGTCACGAGCGGCTGGCTGCCCGTGGGGAGCATCGCGGTGGTAAATGGAGAGGCGATCATGGTGGTCGGCAGGAACGTGCGCGATAAGCGTCGCAACCTCTATGAGTATGTCATCGTGAGGTATCCCGAGGGGCTGACGGGCGAGGACGACTACTATGTTTGCCGACGCGATCAGGTGCAGAGGGTTCTGCATCTCGGCATGACTGACGCACATGAGGAGGCGCTCGAGAAGCTGCTGGATGCCGGCCTCTCAGTGCTCGATACAAGCTGGGAGCCCTTTAGCGGCTACCCGAGGAGCGATGCTCGATGA
- a CDS encoding DUF4176 domain-containing protein: MLTTEQWLPLGSVVHLAGSDDLVTIFGYMQQDLNTGLVWDYFGLVHPVGFTEPGNDIMFDRDSIDGVMYLGYQDFTWEHMNDLLRKTEPSYLEAKRDAAARASGDGVRTTGKRAR; encoded by the coding sequence ATGCTTACCACAGAACAATGGCTCCCTCTGGGCTCGGTCGTGCACCTTGCAGGCAGCGACGACCTCGTCACGATCTTTGGGTACATGCAGCAGGACTTAAACACTGGGCTTGTGTGGGACTACTTTGGCCTGGTTCATCCCGTGGGCTTCACGGAGCCGGGCAACGACATCATGTTCGATCGCGACTCCATCGATGGAGTCATGTACCTGGGCTACCAGGACTTCACCTGGGAGCACATGAACGACCTGCTCAGAAAGACCGAGCCGTCGTATCTCGAGGCAAAGCGCGATGCCGCCGCAAGAGCCTCTGGTGATGGTGTGAGAACAACTGGCAAGCGTGCAAGGTAG
- a CDS encoding DUF4176 domain-containing protein: protein MTDTTEGSDMEQGQEPGIVVSYLPIGSVVKLKDGERPVVVAGCMAFDGVTCRLWDYMGYPWPEGRQDATKDYFFDSDMVAEVLQIGFLDRAAIKHQRALTAASGLYQEAKTRQGK, encoded by the coding sequence ATGACTGACACAACAGAGGGATCGGACATGGAACAGGGCCAGGAGCCGGGGATCGTCGTCTCATACCTCCCCATTGGCTCGGTCGTGAAGCTCAAGGACGGTGAGCGCCCCGTGGTGGTCGCGGGGTGCATGGCGTTCGATGGCGTAACCTGCCGGCTGTGGGACTACATGGGCTACCCATGGCCGGAAGGCCGCCAAGATGCCACCAAGGACTACTTCTTCGACAGCGACATGGTTGCCGAGGTCCTTCAGATAGGGTTTTTGGACCGCGCGGCAATCAAGCACCAAAGGGCTCTTACAGCTGCGTCCGGGCTGTATCAAGAGGCCAAGACAAGGCAGGGCAAGTAG
- a CDS encoding FHA domain-containing protein — MRFSERKDWHSGSRTLQVVGEKREKLEYAQAEWLAHCGKSFLLPFAYEQDAVPPRLYYDVTGLARLRDYLKAKVTSAQYLGMLATVYKAMVLCTKRGYPTSGMCFDPDHAYIADGGALRLAFVPLSGGPEPPGMAPLAMLAYLSARSHVKFVVDDDNRLREQLDDFVRRTPVLSISALQTFLTVELGMDRGEGGAPSAQAASVPLHTPSPLGRGSGTPSCAAAFDMVGMLSHRASAFEVTARQGVAKRAVNGVADISPTAPFSVGTHVGPADEVAESTPSAPASLHESRTVLLGSGAGTTSQAAADGGRRPTYVLVRERDGSRHSVDLSAPVTVGRSVHADVQIEGNGNLSRRHARLSTDGGGITVQDLGSLNGIFVRGTRLPKEGSARVEPEERFRLADEAFYLLKETREPRDD; from the coding sequence ATGAGGTTCTCGGAGCGCAAGGACTGGCACAGCGGCTCGCGCACGCTGCAGGTCGTGGGCGAGAAGCGCGAGAAGCTGGAGTACGCGCAGGCCGAGTGGCTCGCACACTGCGGCAAATCCTTCCTGCTCCCCTTCGCCTACGAGCAGGACGCCGTGCCGCCGCGCCTCTACTACGACGTGACGGGTCTCGCCAGGCTTAGGGACTACCTGAAGGCAAAGGTGACGAGCGCCCAGTATCTCGGCATGCTTGCCACGGTGTATAAGGCGATGGTCCTCTGCACGAAGCGTGGCTATCCCACGAGCGGCATGTGCTTTGACCCAGACCACGCCTACATAGCGGATGGCGGTGCCCTGCGGCTTGCGTTCGTTCCGCTCTCAGGCGGTCCCGAGCCTCCAGGGATGGCACCCCTCGCGATGCTCGCGTACCTCTCGGCGCGCAGCCATGTGAAGTTTGTGGTCGATGACGACAACCGCCTGCGGGAGCAGCTCGACGACTTCGTCCGTCGTACTCCCGTGCTCTCCATATCCGCGCTGCAGACGTTTTTGACTGTGGAGCTGGGCATGGATCGTGGCGAGGGAGGGGCACCGTCTGCTCAGGCGGCTTCCGTCCCGCTCCATACACCTTCCCCACTCGGCAGAGGGAGTGGCACCCCATCTTGTGCGGCAGCCTTCGACATGGTCGGCATGCTCTCTCACCGCGCCTCGGCCTTCGAGGTCACGGCCCGTCAGGGCGTGGCAAAGCGGGCCGTAAACGGTGTGGCGGACATCTCGCCCACCGCACCCTTCTCTGTCGGCACCCACGTTGGACCTGCAGACGAGGTCGCTGAGTCCACGCCTTCCGCACCCGCGAGCCTGCACGAGAGCAGGACGGTGCTTCTGGGGTCGGGGGCAGGCACGACATCGCAGGCAGCGGCAGACGGTGGCCGCCGGCCGACCTACGTCCTCGTGCGCGAACGCGATGGCAGCAGGCATAGCGTTGACCTCTCAGCACCGGTGACGGTGGGGCGCTCTGTGCATGCCGACGTCCAGATCGAAGGAAACGGAAACCTCAGCCGCCGCCATGCCCGTCTCTCGACGGATGGTGGAGGGATCACCGTACAGGACCTTGGGTCGCTCAACGGGATATTCGTAAGAGGGACGCGCCTGCCCAAGGAGGGAAGTGCCCGCGTGGAGCCAGAAGAGCGCTTCCGTCTGGCAGACGAAGCGTTCTATCTCCTGAAAGAGACAAGGGAGCCAAGAGATGACTGA